Proteins encoded together in one Rhizobium leguminosarum bv. trifolii WSM1325 window:
- a CDS encoding formiminoglutamate deiminase (TIGRFAM: formiminoglutamate deiminase~PFAM: amidohydrolase~KEGG: rec:RHECIAT_PA0000080 probable cytosine deaminase protein): MTTLHADTALTPQGWQKDVRLTLEAGRIARVEIGTSPEPGDECHALLVPAMANLHSHAFQRAMAGLAEVRGPANDSFWSWRTVMYKFALAMTPDHVEAVAAKLYAEMLEAGFSRVGEFHYLHHDRDGGTYANIAELAERIGAASQETGIGLTLLPVFYAHSGFGGAAPIDGQRRFINSLESFERLMEGCRAVTGRLDGAELGLAPHSLRAATPEELTRLVPMAGDGPIHIHVAEQVKEVEDCIAWSGARPVQWLLDHAPMDERWCLIHATHMTEDETRRMAKSGAIAGLCPITEANLGDGAFAAPLFLEEGGRYGIGSDSNVLISVPEELRQLEYSQRLALRARNVVAAPGGSTALSLFTHALAGGGAALKAPAGLAEGHHADIVSLDTTAVPYLAGDQILDHWLFAGGISVDCVWAHGRKQVEGGRHLKRDAIDRRFLAAMGELLAD; encoded by the coding sequence ATGACCACACTTCACGCAGACACGGCGCTGACGCCGCAGGGCTGGCAGAAGGATGTGCGGCTGACGCTTGAGGCCGGGCGCATCGCGCGGGTCGAAATCGGCACTTCTCCCGAGCCCGGCGACGAGTGTCATGCTCTCCTCGTTCCCGCCATGGCAAACCTGCATAGCCACGCCTTCCAGCGGGCGATGGCCGGCCTTGCCGAAGTGCGCGGCCCGGCCAATGACAGCTTCTGGAGCTGGCGCACGGTCATGTACAAGTTTGCCCTGGCGATGACGCCTGATCATGTCGAGGCGGTCGCGGCCAAGCTTTATGCGGAAATGCTGGAGGCCGGTTTTTCCCGCGTCGGCGAGTTCCACTATCTCCACCACGACAGGGATGGGGGCACTTACGCCAATATCGCCGAGCTTGCCGAACGCATTGGCGCGGCAAGTCAAGAGACCGGTATCGGCCTGACACTGCTGCCGGTCTTCTATGCCCATTCCGGCTTCGGCGGCGCTGCCCCGATCGACGGCCAGCGGCGTTTCATCAATTCGCTCGAAAGCTTCGAAAGGCTGATGGAGGGATGCCGGGCAGTCACCGGCCGGCTCGACGGCGCCGAGCTTGGGCTGGCGCCGCACAGCCTGCGGGCGGCGACACCGGAGGAGCTCACAAGGCTGGTGCCGATGGCCGGCGACGGTCCCATCCATATCCATGTCGCCGAGCAGGTGAAGGAGGTCGAGGACTGCATTGCCTGGTCCGGCGCGCGGCCTGTGCAATGGCTGCTCGATCATGCGCCTATGGATGAGCGCTGGTGCCTGATCCATGCGACGCACATGACCGAGGACGAAACGCGGCGGATGGCGAAAAGCGGCGCGATCGCCGGCCTCTGCCCGATTACCGAAGCCAATCTCGGCGACGGCGCTTTCGCCGCGCCGCTCTTTCTCGAAGAGGGCGGGCGTTACGGCATCGGTTCGGATTCCAACGTGCTGATCTCCGTGCCGGAGGAACTGCGCCAGCTCGAATATTCGCAGCGCCTGGCGCTTCGCGCCCGCAACGTCGTCGCGGCACCCGGCGGATCGACGGCGCTTTCGCTGTTCACTCATGCGCTTGCCGGCGGCGGTGCTGCGCTGAAAGCACCGGCGGGTCTTGCTGAGGGCCATCACGCCGATATCGTTTCGCTCGATACGACGGCTGTTCCTTATCTCGCAGGCGACCAGATCCTCGATCACTGGCTGTTTGCAGGCGGCATTTCCGTCGATTGCGTCTGGGCGCATGGCCGCAAGCAGGTGGAGGGCGGTCGCCATCTCAAGCGTGATGCCATCGACCGGCGCTTCCTCGCTGCGATGGGTGAACTGCTGGCCGACTGA
- a CDS encoding protein of unknown function DUF899 thioredoxin family protein (PFAM: protein of unknown function DUF899 thioredoxin family protein~KEGG: ret:RHE_PE00067 hypothetical protein), protein MDNQHLVPAAVLAAKNGVRFPNESEAYRSARDALLAEEIELRRHIERVARQRRALPPGGEVTKDYRFEGSDGPISFSELFADKETLIVYSYMFGPQRERPCPMCTSLLSSWDGEVPDIQQRAALAVVARSPIEKLLAFKKERGWHHLPLYSDMTDDYSRDYHAIGQDGGDDAAFNVFTRRDGTIRHFWSQEMGGVTADPGEDPRGAPDLMPLWTVIDSTPEGRPADWYPKLSY, encoded by the coding sequence ATGGATAATCAGCATCTCGTACCTGCCGCCGTGCTTGCGGCCAAGAACGGCGTCCGGTTCCCAAACGAGAGCGAGGCGTATCGCAGCGCCCGCGACGCGCTGCTGGCCGAAGAGATCGAATTGCGCCGGCACATCGAGCGCGTGGCAAGACAGCGCCGGGCGCTGCCGCCGGGCGGCGAGGTGACGAAAGACTACCGCTTCGAAGGCAGCGACGGGCCGATCTCCTTTAGCGAACTCTTCGCCGACAAGGAGACGCTGATCGTCTACAGCTACATGTTCGGTCCGCAACGCGAGCGCCCGTGCCCGATGTGCACTTCGCTGCTATCGTCCTGGGACGGCGAGGTGCCCGACATTCAGCAGCGCGCAGCCTTGGCCGTCGTCGCCCGCTCGCCGATTGAAAAGCTGCTCGCCTTCAAGAAAGAGCGTGGCTGGCATCACCTGCCGCTTTATTCCGACATGACGGACGATTACAGCCGCGACTATCACGCAATCGGCCAGGATGGCGGCGATGACGCGGCCTTCAACGTTTTCACGCGGCGCGACGGCACCATCCGCCATTTCTGGAGCCAGGAGATGGGCGGGGTGACGGCCGATCCCGGTGAGGATCCGCGCGGGGCGCCCGACCTGATGCCGCTCTGGACCGTCATCGATTCGACGCCCGAAGGCCGGCCGGCCGACTGGTATCCCAAGCTGTCTTATTAA
- a CDS encoding protein of unknown function DUF886 (PFAM: protein of unknown function DUF886~KEGG: rec:RHECIAT_PA0000075 hypothetical protein), whose translation MRILRAGDHKRMPWKNGKGETVEIAVFPPGASINDFDWRISMATVAEDGPFSIFPGIDRTLAILDGNGMVLDVAGSKPVVLTMASDPLAFTADIPVAARLEDGAITDLNVMTRRNGLTHTLIRIDVDGGKSVPLSPSTCLLLCHFGALSFRRGGETGALAAGDALLIEDATATVLKIDGEARCYLASITAG comes from the coding sequence GTGAGGATCCTGCGCGCCGGCGATCACAAACGCATGCCCTGGAAAAACGGCAAGGGAGAGACGGTGGAGATCGCCGTCTTTCCGCCCGGCGCGTCGATCAATGACTTCGACTGGCGCATCAGCATGGCAACGGTCGCAGAGGATGGCCCGTTTTCGATCTTTCCTGGCATCGACCGGACGCTTGCAATCCTTGATGGCAACGGCATGGTGCTCGATGTCGCAGGCAGCAAGCCCGTGGTTCTGACAATGGCAAGCGATCCGCTGGCCTTCACGGCGGATATCCCGGTCGCGGCCAGGCTCGAGGACGGAGCCATCACCGATCTCAACGTGATGACGCGCCGCAACGGGCTTACCCATACGCTGATCCGCATCGACGTCGATGGCGGCAAGTCCGTGCCGCTTTCGCCCTCGACATGCCTGTTGCTTTGTCATTTCGGCGCACTGTCATTCCGCCGGGGCGGCGAGACCGGCGCGCTCGCGGCCGGCGATGCGCTGCTGATCGAGGACGCGACTGCCACCGTGCTAAAAATCGATGGCGAAGCCAGATGTTATCTCGCTTCGATCACCGCAGGCTGA
- a CDS encoding urocanate hydratase (KEGG: ret:RHE_PE00070 urocanate hydratase~TIGRFAM: urocanate hydratase~PFAM: Urocanase), with product MSNPRHNIREIRAPRGNDLNAKSWMTEAPLRMLMNNLDPDVAENPNELVVYGGIGRAARTWEDFDRIVATLKTLTEEETLVVQSGKPVGVFRTHKDAPRVLIANSNLVPHWATWDHFNELDKKGLAMYGQMTAGSWIYIGTQGIVQGTYETFVEAGRQHYGGNLKGKWILTGGLGGMGGAQPLAAVMAGACCLAVECNPDSIDFRLRTRYVDAKAETLDEALEMIDRWTKAGEAKSVGLLGNAAEILPEMVRRGIRPDIVTDQTSAHDPINGYLPKGWTMGEWKAKRETDPKAVEKAARASMREHVEAMIAFWNAGVPTLDYGNNIRQVAKDEGLENAFAFPGFVPAYIRPLFCRGIGPFRWAALSGDPEDIYKTDAKVKELLPDNKHLHHWLDMARERIAFQGLPARICWVGLGDRHKLGLAFNEMVRTGELSAPIVIGRDHLDSGSVASPNRETEAMKDGSDAVSDWPLLNALLNTASGATWVSLHHGGGVGMGFSQHSGMVICADGTDDAARRLERVLWNDPATGVMRHADAGYEIAIDCAKEKGLRLPGILGN from the coding sequence ATGAGCAATCCACGCCACAATATCCGCGAAATCCGCGCGCCCCGCGGCAACGATCTCAATGCCAAAAGCTGGATGACCGAAGCGCCGCTACGCATGCTGATGAACAATCTCGACCCCGACGTCGCGGAAAATCCGAACGAGCTCGTCGTCTATGGCGGCATCGGGCGCGCCGCCCGCACCTGGGAGGATTTCGACCGCATCGTCGCGACGCTGAAGACGCTGACGGAAGAAGAAACGCTGGTCGTGCAATCCGGCAAGCCGGTCGGCGTGTTCCGCACCCACAAGGATGCGCCGCGGGTGCTGATCGCCAATTCCAACCTCGTGCCGCATTGGGCGACCTGGGACCATTTCAACGAGTTGGATAAGAAGGGCCTTGCCATGTACGGCCAGATGACGGCCGGCTCGTGGATCTATATCGGCACCCAGGGCATCGTGCAGGGCACCTACGAGACCTTCGTCGAGGCCGGCCGCCAACACTACGGCGGCAATCTCAAGGGCAAATGGATCCTGACCGGCGGTCTCGGCGGCATGGGCGGCGCCCAGCCGCTCGCCGCCGTCATGGCCGGCGCCTGCTGCCTTGCCGTCGAATGCAATCCCGATTCGATCGATTTTCGCCTGCGCACCCGCTATGTCGACGCCAAGGCCGAGACGCTCGATGAAGCGCTCGAGATGATCGACCGCTGGACCAAGGCCGGCGAGGCGAAATCCGTCGGTCTGCTCGGCAACGCCGCCGAAATCCTGCCGGAGATGGTCCGCCGCGGCATCCGCCCCGATATCGTCACCGACCAGACCTCGGCGCACGACCCGATCAACGGCTACCTGCCGAAGGGCTGGACGATGGGCGAATGGAAGGCAAAGCGCGAAACCGATCCGAAGGCCGTGGAAAAAGCGGCGCGCGCCTCGATGCGCGAGCATGTCGAAGCGATGATCGCCTTCTGGAACGCCGGCGTGCCGACCCTCGATTATGGCAACAATATCCGCCAGGTCGCCAAGGATGAAGGCCTCGAAAACGCCTTCGCCTTCCCTGGCTTCGTGCCGGCCTATATCCGGCCGCTGTTTTGCCGCGGCATCGGCCCCTTCCGCTGGGCGGCCCTTTCGGGCGATCCGGAGGATATCTACAAGACCGATGCCAAGGTGAAGGAGCTGCTGCCTGACAACAAGCACCTGCATCATTGGCTCGACATGGCCAGGGAGCGCATCGCCTTCCAGGGCCTGCCGGCGCGCATCTGCTGGGTGGGCTTGGGCGACCGCCACAAGCTCGGCCTCGCCTTCAACGAGATGGTGAGAACAGGCGAGCTCTCCGCCCCGATCGTCATCGGTCGCGATCATCTGGACTCCGGCTCCGTCGCTTCGCCGAACCGCGAGACCGAAGCGATGAAGGACGGTTCCGACGCCGTCTCCGATTGGCCGCTGCTCAACGCCCTGCTCAACACGGCGTCGGGCGCCACCTGGGTGTCGCTGCATCACGGCGGCGGCGTCGGCATGGGCTTCTCGCAGCATTCCGGCATGGTCATTTGCGCCGATGGCACGGACGATGCCGCAAGACGCCTCGAGCGCGTGCTCTGGAACGACCCGGCGACCGGTGTCATGCGCCACGCCGATGCCGGTTACGAGATCGCCATCGACTGCGCCAAGGAAAAGGGCCTGCGCCTGCCCGGCATTCTCGGGAACTGA
- a CDS encoding protein of unknown function DUF1236 (PFAM: protein of unknown function DUF1236~KEGG: rec:RHECIAT_CH0001818 hypothetical protein) produces MKSNHLAMLVAALSLSVSPLATLPAAAQQDTKSGSQAQSGSQTGTDATSQAGSKATGTGTDCTPDASGACPQGKGQSSQQKSDQGSDMKKSAEQPSTDSSTSGSSSGKSSTEAKPGSQDASGGTTTEQTPAAKSGSTDTSGSAKAGTKSSAETKPAEGTGKGATTQSGDASKQSTDQNTSTTNKSSSETNVNSNATTNNQTSNTKTNVNISVEQQTEIRQVVKEVHVEPVKEVNFTVSVGTTIPKKVRLEPLPPRIVKIVPQYESYRFFILADGRIVIVDPDALTIVYIIEA; encoded by the coding sequence ATGAAAAGCAACCATCTCGCCATGCTCGTGGCAGCGTTGTCACTCAGCGTGTCGCCGCTTGCCACGTTGCCAGCAGCAGCCCAGCAGGACACCAAGAGCGGCAGCCAGGCTCAGTCCGGTTCTCAGACGGGCACGGACGCCACTTCGCAGGCCGGCTCCAAGGCCACCGGAACTGGCACCGACTGCACGCCCGACGCGTCGGGTGCCTGCCCGCAAGGCAAGGGCCAATCTTCGCAGCAGAAATCGGACCAGGGTTCGGACATGAAAAAGAGCGCCGAGCAGCCTTCGACCGATAGTTCGACGAGCGGAAGTTCCTCCGGCAAGTCTTCGACGGAAGCCAAGCCCGGATCCCAAGACGCCAGCGGTGGCACCACGACCGAACAGACCCCGGCCGCCAAGTCCGGCAGCACCGATACCAGCGGCTCGGCTAAGGCAGGCACGAAGAGCAGCGCCGAAACCAAGCCCGCGGAGGGCACCGGCAAGGGCGCCACCACGCAAAGCGGCGATGCGTCCAAGCAGTCGACCGACCAGAACACGTCGACGACCAACAAAAGCTCTTCCGAAACCAACGTCAACAGCAACGCCACGACGAACAATCAGACGTCCAACACCAAGACCAACGTCAACATTTCCGTTGAACAGCAGACCGAAATTCGCCAGGTGGTGAAAGAGGTTCATGTCGAACCTGTGAAGGAAGTGAACTTCACGGTTTCCGTTGGAACGACGATCCCGAAGAAGGTTCGTCTCGAACCGCTGCCGCCACGCATCGTGAAGATCGTTCCGCAATACGAAAGCTACCGCTTCTTCATCCTTGCGGATGGCCGGATCGTTATTGTCGATCCCGATGCTCTCACGATCGTCTACATCATCGAGGCCTAA
- a CDS encoding N-formylglutamate amidohydrolase (TIGRFAM: N-formylglutamate amidohydrolase~PFAM: N-formylglutamate amidohydrolase~KEGG: ret:RHE_PE00071 formiminoglutamase protein), producing MTIKEKVSVPCEIRQGTSPVILGFPHTGTEVPPEIADRLNDNGRMLADTDWHIHRLYDGLLDNVTTVRATFHRYVIDANRDPAGVSLYPGQNTTGLVPQTDFDGKAIWKEGAAPDEADIAARLRDFHAPYHAALAAEIERVRAIHGVAILYDCHSIRSHIPFLFEGKLPDFNIGTDMGKTCDSAIEQATLTVVEAAEGYDSVLNGRFKGGWTTRHYGRPETGVHAIQMELAQSTHLQSEAAPFAYDAAKADRLRVHLKNILVRIEQIAPGLKR from the coding sequence ATGACGATCAAGGAAAAAGTCTCCGTGCCATGCGAAATTCGCCAAGGCACCTCCCCCGTCATCCTCGGCTTTCCCCATACCGGCACCGAGGTCCCGCCCGAGATCGCCGATCGCCTCAACGACAATGGCAGGATGCTGGCCGACACCGACTGGCACATCCACCGGCTCTATGACGGCCTGCTCGACAATGTCACGACGGTGCGCGCCACATTCCACCGCTACGTGATCGACGCCAACCGCGATCCGGCCGGCGTCAGCCTCTACCCCGGCCAAAACACCACCGGCCTCGTTCCCCAGACGGATTTCGACGGCAAGGCGATCTGGAAGGAAGGCGCCGCACCCGACGAGGCCGATATCGCGGCGCGGCTGCGGGACTTTCATGCTCCTTATCACGCGGCCCTTGCCGCCGAGATCGAGCGCGTGAGAGCAATCCACGGCGTCGCGATCCTCTACGACTGCCATTCGATCCGCTCCCACATTCCCTTCCTCTTCGAAGGCAAGCTGCCGGATTTCAATATCGGCACCGATATGGGCAAGACGTGCGACAGCGCGATCGAGCAGGCGACGCTTACCGTCGTCGAAGCCGCCGAGGGTTACGACAGCGTGCTCAACGGTCGTTTCAAGGGCGGCTGGACGACACGCCACTATGGTCGGCCCGAAACCGGCGTGCACGCGATCCAGATGGAGCTCGCGCAATCGACGCATCTGCAGAGCGAGGCGGCGCCCTTTGCCTATGACGCCGCCAAGGCGGACAGACTTCGCGTTCATCTCAAGAACATTCTGGTGCGCATCGAACAGATTGCGCCAGGCCTGAAACGATAA
- a CDS encoding heat shock protein DnaJ domain protein (PFAM: heat shock protein DnaJ domain protein~SMART: heat shock protein DnaJ domain protein~KEGG: rec:RHECIAT_PA0000074 putative molecular chaperone, DnaJ family), translated as MTDPYDILGVERDADEAQLKAAYRRLAKVAHPDSGGDSDAFAHLQKAYGLLLDPVRRKVYDDTGYDVEFADAAELQALVMIEKLVTDAVLDERAPGSFDPVAVMQDSLSEELRKARFSKSELERHASRIGLHLERLEKQSGRDVLAHMFRARIEAISKAVAETEAKIKATERAADMISGYVYDIDPPPLPDDTVTSIEWAEPSRNRSTG; from the coding sequence GTGACGGATCCATACGATATTCTCGGCGTTGAACGCGATGCGGACGAGGCGCAGTTGAAGGCCGCCTATCGGCGCCTGGCAAAAGTTGCCCATCCCGATTCGGGCGGTGATTCGGACGCCTTCGCCCATCTGCAGAAAGCCTACGGGCTGCTTCTCGATCCGGTACGGCGCAAGGTCTACGACGACACCGGCTACGACGTCGAATTCGCCGACGCGGCCGAATTGCAGGCGCTGGTGATGATCGAGAAGCTCGTCACCGACGCGGTGCTCGACGAGCGCGCACCAGGAAGTTTCGATCCCGTCGCCGTCATGCAGGACAGCCTTTCCGAAGAACTGCGCAAGGCGCGTTTCAGCAAGAGCGAGCTCGAGCGCCACGCCTCGCGAATCGGCCTGCATCTGGAACGGCTCGAAAAACAGTCAGGCCGCGACGTGCTTGCCCACATGTTCCGCGCCCGCATCGAAGCGATCTCCAAGGCGGTCGCCGAAACCGAGGCGAAGATCAAGGCGACGGAACGCGCCGCCGACATGATCTCCGGCTATGTCTACGACATCGATCCGCCGCCGCTGCCGGATGACACGGTCACCAGCATCGAATGGGCCGAGCCCTCCAGAAACCGCTCCACCGGCTGA
- a CDS encoding imidazolonepropionase (KEGG: rec:RHECIAT_PA0000079 imidazolonepropionase protein~TIGRFAM: imidazolonepropionase~PFAM: amidohydrolase; Amidohydrolase 3), translating to MTGNIFSDEAPSADTRPVLWRNARLATLASAKEGLGIVEKGAVLIENGRIAFAGAESELPASAIERSEIVDLEGRWVTPGLVDCHTHIVHGGNRAREFEMRLAGATYEEVARAGGGIVSSVKATNALSVEELVAQALPRLDTLLAEGVTTIEVKSGYGLNRTGEVKMLQSARLLGHVRPVRVATSYLGAHATPVEYKGRNGDYLDDVVLPGLDDMHGLGLADAVDGFCEGIAFSTTEIARVFDKAKALGLPVKLHAEQLSNLGGARLAASYGALSADHLEYLDEDGVAAMAAAGTVAVLLPGAFYAIHEKQKPPVEALRRAGVPIAIATDCNPGTSPLTSMLLTMNMSATLFGLTVEECIAGATREGARALGLLDQTGTLEPGKSADLAVWNIESLAELVYRIGFNPIHARVFKGERNGR from the coding sequence ATGACCGGGAACATTTTTTCAGACGAAGCCCCATCCGCCGACACCCGCCCAGTGCTGTGGCGCAATGCGCGGCTGGCCACGCTGGCGTCTGCTAAAGAAGGGCTCGGCATCGTTGAAAAGGGCGCCGTGCTGATCGAAAACGGCCGCATCGCCTTTGCCGGCGCCGAAAGCGAGCTGCCAGCATCGGCCATCGAACGCTCCGAAATCGTCGATCTCGAAGGCCGCTGGGTAACGCCCGGTCTCGTCGACTGCCACACCCATATCGTCCACGGCGGCAACCGCGCCCGCGAGTTCGAAATGCGCCTTGCAGGCGCGACTTATGAGGAGGTCGCGCGCGCCGGCGGCGGCATCGTCTCCTCGGTGAAGGCGACCAATGCGCTGTCGGTCGAGGAGCTCGTCGCGCAGGCTCTGCCGCGGCTCGACACGCTGCTTGCCGAAGGCGTGACGACGATCGAGGTCAAGTCCGGTTACGGGCTGAACCGGACCGGTGAAGTGAAGATGCTGCAGAGCGCCCGCCTGCTCGGCCATGTCAGACCAGTCCGCGTCGCCACCAGCTATCTCGGCGCCCATGCGACGCCCGTGGAGTATAAGGGGCGCAACGGCGATTATCTCGATGATGTCGTTCTGCCCGGTCTCGACGACATGCATGGCCTCGGTCTTGCCGATGCCGTCGACGGCTTCTGCGAGGGCATCGCTTTTTCGACCACCGAGATCGCCCGCGTCTTCGACAAGGCCAAGGCGCTCGGCCTGCCGGTCAAGCTGCATGCCGAGCAGCTCTCCAATCTTGGCGGCGCCAGGCTCGCCGCATCCTATGGCGCATTGTCGGCCGATCATCTCGAATATCTCGACGAAGATGGCGTTGCGGCGATGGCCGCGGCCGGCACCGTCGCCGTGCTGCTCCCCGGCGCCTTTTACGCCATCCATGAAAAGCAGAAGCCGCCGGTGGAGGCGCTGCGGCGGGCAGGCGTGCCGATCGCGATCGCCACTGATTGCAATCCCGGCACCTCGCCGCTCACCTCGATGTTGCTCACCATGAACATGTCGGCCACGCTTTTCGGCCTCACCGTCGAGGAATGCATCGCCGGCGCCACCCGCGAAGGCGCCCGCGCCCTTGGCCTGCTCGACCAGACGGGAACGCTCGAACCCGGCAAATCCGCCGATCTCGCCGTCTGGAATATCGAAAGCCTCGCCGAGCTCGTCTACCGCATCGGCTTCAATCCGATTCACGCACGCGTCTTCAAGGGCGAAAGGAACGGTCGATGA
- a CDS encoding histidine ammonia-lyase (KEGG: rec:RHECIAT_PA0000078 histidine ammonia-lyase protein~TIGRFAM: histidine ammonia-lyase~PFAM: phenylalanine/histidine ammonia-lyase), producing MTITLHPGSVSLKDLETVYWTGVPARLDPAFDAGIAKAAARIAEIAAGNAPVYGINTGFGKLASIKIDSADVTTLQRNLILSHCCGVGAPLPENIARLIMALKLVSLGRGASGVRLELVRLIEGMLEKGVIPLIPEKGSVGASGDLAPLAHMAAVMMGEAEAFFAGERLPGAQALERAGLKPVVLAAKEGLALINGTQTSTALALAGLFRAHRAAQAALITGAMSTDAAMGSSAPFHPDIHTLRGHKGQIDTAAALRALLENSIIRQSHIEGDERVQDPYCIRCQPQVDGACLDLLRSVARTLEIEANAVTDNPLVLSDNSVVSGGNFHAEPVAFAADQIALAVCEIGAISQRRIALLVDPTLSYGLPAFLAKKPGLNSGLMIAEVTSAALMSENKQMSHPASVDSTPTSANQEDHVSMACHGARRLLAMTENLFGIIGIEALTAAQGVELRAPLSTSPELGKAITAIRTKVASLDVDRYMANDLAAAAELVATGALNASVSSGILPVLES from the coding sequence ATGACCATCACGCTCCACCCGGGGTCCGTCTCGCTCAAGGATCTCGAAACCGTCTACTGGACCGGCGTGCCGGCAAGGCTCGATCCCGCCTTCGATGCCGGGATCGCCAAGGCCGCTGCCCGTATCGCCGAGATCGCCGCCGGCAACGCGCCGGTCTACGGCATCAATACCGGCTTCGGCAAACTCGCCTCGATCAAGATCGACAGCGCCGATGTGACCACCTTGCAGCGCAATCTCATCCTGTCGCATTGCTGCGGCGTCGGCGCGCCACTGCCTGAGAATATCGCGCGGCTGATCATGGCGCTCAAGCTGGTCTCGCTTGGGCGCGGTGCCTCCGGCGTGCGGCTGGAGCTGGTGCGGCTGATCGAAGGCATGCTGGAAAAGGGCGTCATTCCGCTGATTCCGGAAAAGGGCTCTGTCGGCGCCTCCGGCGATCTTGCCCCGCTTGCCCATATGGCGGCGGTGATGATGGGCGAGGCCGAAGCCTTCTTCGCCGGCGAACGCCTCCCGGGCGCGCAAGCCCTCGAAAGGGCCGGGCTGAAACCAGTGGTGCTCGCCGCCAAGGAGGGTCTCGCTCTCATCAACGGCACCCAGACCTCGACGGCGCTGGCACTTGCCGGCCTCTTCCGCGCCCATCGCGCCGCGCAGGCGGCTCTGATTACCGGCGCCATGTCCACCGATGCCGCCATGGGCTCTTCGGCGCCCTTTCATCCGGATATTCACACACTGCGTGGCCACAAGGGCCAGATCGACACGGCCGCCGCACTTCGGGCGCTCCTCGAAAACTCCATCATTCGCCAGAGCCACATCGAGGGCGACGAGCGCGTGCAGGATCCCTATTGCATCCGCTGCCAGCCGCAGGTCGACGGTGCCTGCCTCGATCTGTTGCGCTCGGTTGCCCGCACCCTCGAAATCGAGGCCAACGCGGTCACCGACAATCCGCTGGTGCTTTCGGACAATTCCGTCGTCTCCGGCGGCAATTTCCACGCCGAACCCGTCGCCTTCGCCGCCGACCAGATCGCGCTCGCCGTCTGCGAGATCGGCGCGATTTCGCAGCGCCGCATCGCGCTGCTCGTCGATCCGACCCTCTCCTACGGCCTGCCGGCCTTTCTCGCCAAGAAGCCGGGCCTGAACTCCGGCCTGATGATCGCCGAGGTGACGTCAGCGGCGCTGATGTCCGAAAACAAGCAGATGTCGCACCCCGCCTCGGTCGATTCGACCCCGACATCGGCCAATCAGGAAGACCATGTCTCCATGGCCTGCCATGGCGCCCGCCGCCTGCTCGCCATGACCGAGAACCTGTTCGGCATCATCGGCATCGAGGCGCTGACCGCCGCCCAAGGCGTCGAACTGCGCGCGCCGCTGTCGACCAGCCCGGAGCTTGGCAAGGCGATCACGGCCATCCGCACCAAGGTGGCGAGCCTCGACGTTGACCGCTACATGGCAAACGACCTCGCCGCCGCCGCCGAACTGGTGGCGACGGGTGCGCTGAACGCCTCGGTTTCTTCTGGGATCTTGCCGGTTCTGGAGAGCTGA
- a CDS encoding protein of unknown function DUF1236 (PFAM: protein of unknown function DUF1236~KEGG: rec:RHECIAT_CH0001817 hypothetical protein~SNP /replace=G~SNP /replace=C), whose amino-acid sequence MKIKALGIAASILLASTSAFAQSSTVTGAAGGAATGAVVGGPVGAAVGGIVGGVAGSVIDPPPQKVVTYVQQAPAPTERVVVKEKVVVGQPLPETVVVTPIPDDPKYAYAIVNDQRVIVEPSSRKVIQVIQ is encoded by the coding sequence ATGAAGATCAAGGCACTAGGAATTGCCGCGAGCATCCTGTTGGCATCGACTTCTGCCTTTGCGCAGTCTTCGACGGTGACAGGTGCAGCAGGTGGTGCCGCAACGGGTGCCGTCGTCGGCGGCCCGGTCGGTGCTGCTGTCGGCGGCATCGTTGGCGGTGTGGCGGGTAGCGTCATCGATCCGCCGCCGCAGAAGGTGGTGACCTATGTTCAACAGGCTCCCGCCCCGACCGAGCGCGTCGTGGTGAAGGAGAAAGTCGTCGTCGGACAGCCTCTGCCGGAAACCGTGGTCGTCACGCCCATTCCCGATGACCCGAAGTACGCATACGCTATCGTTAACGATCAGCGTGTGATCGTCGAACCTTCCTCTCGGAAGGTCATCCAGGTCATTCAGTGA